A stretch of Paenibacillus peoriae DNA encodes these proteins:
- a CDS encoding cation diffusion facilitator family transporter — MEVKQKEDSFWSMVKKGNKSSGSAALGNTGIALIKGIAFALTGSGSMFATMMHSIADAVNQMFVFAGSVLAEKKPTKRFPTGFGRVINLFCMVAVIVVTIMAYETALEGIHLLQHPAESTHGFWINVVVLILSLVVDGFVWSKAMKEVLHESRVEAKGLSIFTTAFRHVGRAAPPTRLVFYEDLVATTGGVLALLAVVVTSLTDFKLLDGISSILIGCLMVGVAFRVGYDNMVGLIGVSAPPDIEERVASIILADTHVTDIYQMRILQEGRYYHVEGLIELTPGMTLADADDIKFRVEDALLRDPNISDAALGILEDDGIKNWKPEKPKV, encoded by the coding sequence ATGGAAGTGAAACAGAAAGAGGACTCCTTTTGGAGTATGGTCAAAAAAGGAAACAAATCTTCGGGCTCGGCGGCGTTAGGTAATACTGGCATTGCCTTGATTAAGGGGATTGCTTTTGCCTTGACAGGTAGTGGTTCTATGTTTGCTACGATGATGCATTCCATTGCGGATGCAGTGAATCAAATGTTTGTGTTCGCGGGCAGTGTACTAGCAGAGAAAAAACCGACAAAACGCTTTCCTACCGGCTTTGGACGGGTGATTAACCTGTTCTGTATGGTTGCTGTTATTGTCGTAACGATCATGGCCTATGAAACCGCATTGGAAGGCATTCATTTGCTTCAGCATCCGGCTGAATCTACACATGGATTTTGGATTAATGTAGTAGTGCTGATTTTGTCACTAGTGGTGGACGGATTTGTATGGAGCAAAGCGATGAAAGAAGTGCTGCATGAATCCAGAGTAGAAGCGAAGGGGCTAAGCATTTTCACCACTGCGTTCCGCCACGTGGGGCGTGCTGCACCGCCAACCCGTCTGGTATTTTATGAAGATTTGGTAGCAACAACGGGGGGAGTACTCGCCCTGCTAGCAGTGGTGGTCACATCGCTGACCGATTTTAAACTGTTGGACGGTATTTCAAGTATTCTCATCGGTTGTCTGATGGTCGGTGTTGCTTTCCGGGTCGGTTACGACAACATGGTAGGTTTGATCGGTGTATCTGCTCCTCCTGATATCGAAGAACGTGTGGCTTCCATTATTCTAGCAGACACACATGTTACGGATATTTATCAAATGCGTATTTTGCAGGAAGGACGCTACTATCACGTGGAAGGGTTGATTGAGCTTACACCGGGCATGACGCTGGCAGATGCTGACGATATTAAATTTAGAGTCGAGGACGCTTTGCTACGTGATCCTAATATCTCAGATGCAGCACTGGGTATTCTGGAGGATGACGGAATTAAAAACTGGAAACCAGAAAAGCCAAAGGTCTAG
- a CDS encoding ABC transporter ATP-binding protein has translation MAEPLLEIDRLKTYFPVKSGFMNRTSGHVRAVDDISFTIRQGETFGLVGESGSGKSTVGRTIVRLTDKTDGTVKYKGVDLHSLSAKGMQELRPKIQLIFQDPYSSLNPRVRIGDAIGEALLDHGIATKEEVRQIVLDVLKLCGLSEYHIDRFPHEFSGGQRQRIGIARALALQPDLIIADEPVSALDVSIQAQIINLFAKLQAERGLTYLFISHDLSVVEHLCSRIGVMYLGSMVETASRDELFGNPLHPYTKALLSAVPIPVPKLKRERILLKGDIPSPVNPPSGCKFHTRCPFAIGRCSKEIPLYREARPDHWVACHLAE, from the coding sequence ATGGCTGAGCCGTTGTTGGAAATAGACCGCTTAAAAACGTACTTTCCCGTGAAGTCCGGGTTTATGAACCGTACTTCAGGACATGTGCGGGCGGTAGACGATATCAGCTTTACAATCCGTCAGGGTGAAACCTTCGGGTTGGTAGGGGAATCGGGGAGTGGTAAAAGCACGGTGGGCCGCACGATTGTTAGATTGACGGATAAAACGGACGGTACCGTAAAATACAAAGGGGTGGATCTGCACAGCTTGTCTGCCAAAGGGATGCAGGAGCTTCGTCCTAAAATTCAGCTGATCTTTCAAGACCCGTATAGCTCGCTGAATCCCCGTGTACGGATTGGTGATGCCATTGGTGAGGCGCTACTGGATCACGGTATAGCTACCAAAGAGGAGGTCCGGCAGATTGTGCTGGACGTGCTCAAGCTATGTGGATTGTCCGAATATCATATCGACCGTTTCCCCCATGAATTTTCGGGAGGTCAACGTCAACGGATCGGCATTGCCCGAGCGTTGGCGCTTCAGCCGGATCTAATTATCGCTGATGAGCCGGTATCAGCGCTGGATGTGTCCATACAGGCGCAGATTATTAACCTATTCGCCAAATTGCAGGCCGAACGGGGTTTGACATATTTGTTCATCTCGCATGATTTGAGCGTGGTGGAACATTTGTGTTCCCGTATTGGCGTGATGTATCTAGGCTCTATGGTCGAAACAGCTTCGCGTGACGAGTTATTCGGCAATCCGCTGCATCCGTATACGAAGGCGTTGCTGTCGGCTGTGCCTATTCCGGTGCCGAAGTTGAAAAGAGAACGAATTTTGCTCAAGGGGGATATTCCTAGTCCGGTTAATCCGCCTTCGGGCTGCAAATTCCATACTCGCTGCCCCTTTGCCATCGGGCGTTGTTCTAAAGAGATTCCACTCTATCGTGAGGCACGTCCAGATCACTGGGTAGCTTGCCATTTGGCTGAATGA
- the rpsN gene encoding 30S ribosomal protein S14, whose amino-acid sequence MAKKSKVVKEKKRQEIVAKYADLRRELKAKGDYEALQKLPRDSSPTRLKSRCELTGRPRGYLRKFKLSRIAFRELAHQGQIPGITKSSW is encoded by the coding sequence ATGGCCAAGAAGTCAAAAGTCGTAAAAGAGAAGAAACGCCAGGAAATTGTAGCTAAATATGCGGACCTGAGACGTGAATTGAAAGCAAAAGGGGACTACGAAGCTTTGCAAAAGCTTCCGCGTGACTCATCTCCAACACGCCTGAAAAGCCGTTGTGAGCTGACAGGAAGACCCAGAGGATACTTGCGCAAATTCAAGCTGTCTCGTATAGCGTTCCGCGAGTTGGCACATCAAGGCCAAATTCCAGGCATTACGAAATCAAGCTGGTAA